The Vigna unguiculata cultivar IT97K-499-35 chromosome 11, ASM411807v1, whole genome shotgun sequence genomic sequence ATCACACACTTTCAAGTTTTTCAAGCATAAACGACTTATCTTAAAGTAAGTTAAGATCCTACTTTTATTGATACATTAAGAAAGATAGATGCAACAAGGTACTGGGAAAGACGAATTGACAATTGAGGAGAGGCATAGTTAAGGTGTGTTTTGTCGTGATTTCAATCTCCTGTTTCTACCCAACTCTTTTTTGGTGTTTAGTAAGCTGTTGGGTCAATTAAATGGAGCTTATTAGTGATATAATATTTAaggtaattaatataaaacctaacaaatttagaattaaaGGTATTGTGTAATTGAAATAAAACCTCCATGCTTACATAATCACGATTTGTACATGCAAAAATTAGTAACGTTTTCTACATCACAAAATTTGCTTATATAAAAgtacttaaaaaaatgtataaaattttgatttcatcACTACACTCACACCAAGTCCACTGTATAATCGCACCCGAATTGCAATGggcaaaaagataaaatggagCTGGAGTTCTGCGATAATCGGAGCAGCGTCCGCGGTTGCAGCCACCGCCATAATCTCCGCCAAACCGAAGGACCCAACGTTCCACCTCATATCCATAAACTTGACATCCTTCAAACTAAACCTACCTCTCCTCGACGCAGAGCTTCTCCTCACCGTCCACGTCACTAACCCCAACATTGCTCCCATCCATTACTCCTCCACCTCCATGTCCATCTTCTACGAGGGTTCTCTCCTCGGCTCGGCTCAGGTTCAAGCCGGCTCTCAGCCGCCACGCTCCTGCCAGCTCCTCCGCCTTCCCGCCCGTCTCCACGCGCTCCAGCTCGCGCACCACGCCAAGCGCTTCCTCCAAGACGTCGCGCGCCGCGAGATGGTGCTCGACGCTACCGTCGACATCTCCGGCATCGCCAAGGTCGTGTGGTGGGACCATAACTTCAAGGTCCACGTCGACAGCCACGTCACCGTTGATCCCGTCTTTCTCGACGTCATTGATCAGGAGAACACCTCCGAACTTGAAGTCTTCACCACCGCTGCAGCTTAGGCCAGTGAGAGTGTACACTCTGTGACTAGTTGTTGTATTCTGCaattgaattagatttttcAGTTTAGGTTTTGTTTATGCCTTCGAGATTCAACCTGTTATTCCGTTTCTCATTTTCTGCATATGCAATATTGCGTATGCTTCTGAAGCGAGCTTAGAATCTATTTTGAGACCAATGATTGTGGAAAGTTGTTGCTTATAGTAGGCATTGTTATCAAGAAATGTGATGCTCAGTTATGATAGTACAGAATCCTTATCCTATGAAATTTTGTTGTCTTGAATGATTTCCTTGTGGCTTTGATTAGTTTTTTGAAATTCTATGGATTTGGGGCATACATATTGACTTAGGTAGTATCTACTAACAAAGGATACTATTGTTTTTCACTACTGTGCTTCTCTTTGTTAATCTTCAATTTTAATCTACCTCGCTTGCTTAGAATTAGAAAATAGATTGTTGTTCATCATATTCTTGAACTGTTGGTAAAAGTATAACAGAAAGTATACATTCTTATGTTGTGATGATACACCCAATTAATGTAGATAGAGATGCTAACTTTTGTTGGTAGTGTTTATCAATAACAGTAGAGACTTGTGCTTGCTTATCAATATCAGTAGACGTTTGTGCTTGATGATGGCAAGAGAAGCTTGCTCTCGAGGTATGCCCTTGAATTTTACTCTCTTATTCTCATGATTTCGGTAGAATATGTAATGAAGTACTTGAAAGTTGAAAGTGCTTAATCCATGGGTCATCAAAGCATTGCTCTGCATTTATTTTCTGATCGGGTCTGTTCAATGATCTAGGACTGACTTGTTTTCCCATTTAAAAGCCATTACACACACAAAAAAGGGAACTCTAAAATCGTAGCATGAAGGGTGTATTGTGCATACGTTTTCAATGATATACTTGGCTACTCATTAAACAACCATAAAGAGATACTGATACCATCAAGTTCATGAGTTAATTAGTCTATTACAGAACCTATGTACAGTCTGATACAATAATCATTCATCATGTCATTTTTATAGGATATTATAGACTGTTTCCCAAAGATAAACTGTTGTTGACTTTCTTGCAGCATTTTATAATCACGTCAATAGTTGGTGGTACCTTCACGTGCTTAAATGTGCTAACAAATGCTACCATTGTTATGTAACTTGATTACGATTTGCCAGTGCCAGAAAATGGTGCATCAGGTATTGTATGAGTCAATGAATTGTGATTCTAGATAAGGTCCCATAAGGAGAAAGGAACGACATGCTTTTTTTTTACACTTGGTGATTGGTAAAACGGGAACTCACAATGGGTTAATTGGCATGATTATTGCGAGAAACGAAAAATCCTATGTGGATCACAATCAATCTATGTAAATTGTCTGCCAAAAATTGTCCTCCCTAATATGTGTATGCATTTGTTTGTCTATTAATACATGCTTTGAACTAAATGGTAAATTATATACTGAACTTTAAGGTCCTCAATCAGAAACAGAGCAAGATGCAGGCTCATGGGATACCAAAACAAGTGGCTCAGTACATGCAGGAACATCAGCTCACAAGGTGAGGAGAAAATATTTCTATCCTAAATCGTCAATCAATTGAGGAGAAAATAAAGATGTATGAACTTCATGTAAAATATTCTGTGATCAAACAACATACATATTCCAGATCTGATATACAAATGGTTTCTACATATTGAATACCAAAAGTTAAAAGTTCACATGCTGAATCCAGCAAAATATTTGAAGCCTTTACGCaaaactattttgaaaaaagaagaaaaagggttTTTGCATCACGTAAAAGAGAGAAGTGCAGAGCATGATGATGAACCAAAAAACGGTCATGGGCAGGGTCTCTAAGAGACCAACGTCAAACACTTGTAAGACATTAACCACGCACATTGTAATAAAAAGTCTTAATAATTCAGAATAAAATTACTATGCTACCAAACAAGCCGACCCTGCTTGGTTTGTGTGGGTGACAACAGAGTGAAGTGCACAGATACTTATAAGATTCCAATTCTCTACAATAGAATAATAGAATGTTTGAATTAATaagataagataatttttaaacattatattattatcaaatcaAGACAAAGTATCAAAATATACCATTTTTACGTTAAGCTCCTCGAAAATTGGAGGACACGACTTTTACGATTAAACAGACGAGGTGGAAAGTGATATCAGTAATATATGATGCACTAACAAAATAAAGCAATTACttccatacatttttatttgtctttgcttcatcttcttcttacATTGGTGCTGCACTCTTTCTTCCACTCCTTAAGTTTTTGTTCCAGACTCATTGCTAGAACACCTTATCACTAAGACACCAACTGTCTTGTTATGTGGATCGAAGAGATtaacatttgtttttgtttgacttgcaaaatataatttagattttagattttacatcttataatatataattttatatttaaaattgtatattcTGAATTATTTTTGGATTATACATTCTAAAGCTcaaatctaaaaaatgaaaatctttaaataaagaataaaattaaaatttgaaagtgtATGAGGTGCGGTTTGAAACCAGGAAGAAACTACTTAGAGACTAATCCATTTATATTAAGATGTATCAAGATTGATTTGCTAAATATATCAATGGTTTTATCAACCAAGAGTATTCTTGTATGCTGGGTCTTGAATGAATGGTTTACTGAATagatacaatattaatattaataagacACTAACTCAACCTTCATGACACTACATCTAATCCAAATTTTTAAGACAGTAAATTTAAGAATTCTTTTGtcttatatattattcaattttttttttcatttctatccGATATTAAACTTAGACTCGTACAATTTTCTAACATACATTATTATAAAGAAGGATCTTTGTTTAACTATGTGAAGAAATAAATATAGGGCTTCATTCTGATTAAACTAGCTAATATAAACACTTCAACTAATTATGTCTTTATAATCTGTTTACTTTGTGGCGTTTTAATTAGATAGACTGATATAAACTTTTTGTttatcttcttatatgtttacttgtgtttaattatACGAGACATATTAATAAACTTATTTCAAGTAATATTTagtaaataatatatcataCTTATTTTTCGAAGAAagtataactttttattatttttagttaatgaaAAATGGCCTGTTGGCCTGTGATTCTAAGATAGGATTCAACTAATTACAAACTATTCTATGAATAtctttcttttatcttctttgattcttatcaGTGAAAACACAGGTACAATAATTTTGTattcgcattttttaatttttataaatatttgagttaaaaatatataattattttttaaaataactgttaaatataaaattagaaaaaaaatatattaaaatttttaaaataactgttaaagataaaaaagatttttagaaaatcattaaaaataaattatttataaaattatttgtaaaataattaaaattaaaactagaataataaaatgtgaaaaaaaaagatatttatattgttatagatataataTCCTTCATTTTCCCATCATGTATTTGTATATTGCTTTAGGTGTTTGAAAAGATATTCAAccatcatattttttctttccattGATCGAAATCAAGTGTTCATCACTCGTGTTTGTGATCCATTCAAAAATAGGATGCAATGTATATCAGTATTCGGAAGAAGAATAAAGGAAAATgttcttatttaaaatattttaaaattctctttacgtgtattttttttttcatgggttattattttaaattattttacacatctttttatttatttatctttaataaaaatctaaatataatttgtcATTACTAAGCTCTCATTACCACGATAGAATGTCTCTTTATCACCGAGATGGGATCCAGAGACTACATTTAACTgcttatacaaaataaaaataattctaaaagacATAAATATAGTTTTAGAATATGTTTTGAACGAGGAACACAAAAGTAATCGccaaaaataaatacacaaatataaaaatttcctttatttatttcatcTGCAGAGTGGCTTACACAAGagtttcctttttcttcatttactTCATATCTGTCACACTAACAATTTTCTTTTCCCAGATTTTCTTCTCCCATTTCTACAACTTCTGCTTCATCTGCTTCTCCATGGTTGTCACCGTCAGCACCATCATAATCATCACCTTCTTCTTCTGCCATAAACTCTTCGTCCTCATCATTCTGCACAATGTGAAGCTTTAACCTCCCATCTTCCCTATGAGCTCGCAAAAACTCTTGAGAGGGTGTTCTTATTTTCTTAAGAACAAACCTTCCATTGTTTCTATAAGAGATGAAGTTCCCCATGCACGAAATCGGAGGAGGGTATATATATTCCACCCTATATGCACTACTCACCCTTCTCCTCCAATGTTCTCCCAAACCTAAACGCTTCTTCCCATA encodes the following:
- the LOC114168964 gene encoding uncharacterized protein LOC114168964, whose amino-acid sequence is MGKKIKWSWSSAIIGAASAVAATAIISAKPKDPTFHLISINLTSFKLNLPLLDAELLLTVHVTNPNIAPIHYSSTSMSIFYEGSLLGSAQVQAGSQPPRSCQLLRLPARLHALQLAHHAKRFLQDVARREMVLDATVDISGIAKVVWWDHNFKVHVDSHVTVDPVFLDVIDQENTSELEVFTTAAA
- the LOC114168292 gene encoding protein FANTASTIC FOUR 1-like, yielding MSVCGSSQHMFEKPSLPENPTLIESFSGSQIKQPLYSFTDLFGELHFKENPIHHTNAVSNITPRTCTPHKKSDSFSSLGSESLHVCTEGLGFESSDDGEEWKKEVRDLESDEREKDGGIYYGKKRLGLGEHWRRRVSSAYRVEYIYPPPISCMGNFISYRNNGRFVLKKIRTPSQEFLRAHREDGRLKLHIVQNDEDEEFMAEEEGDDYDGADGDNHGEADEAEVVEMGEENLGKENC